In Anaerolineales bacterium, one DNA window encodes the following:
- a CDS encoding disulfide reductase: protein MTEKIGVYVCHCGSNIAGTVDVADVAKWAAEQLKHRGVVIARDYKFMCSSLGQELIEKDIKELGLTRVVVAACSPHLHEKTFRNACKNAGLNPYLCELVSIREQVSWVHSDKVAATEKSKAIVAGGVERIIWHEPLTPLRVPIHPATLVVGGGIAGIQAALEIADGGTHVYMVEREPSIGGHMAQFDKTFPTLDCSACILTPKMVDVGNHPNITLLTWAEVTHVDGYVGNFQVTIRQKPRYIDTATCTGCGICQEKCPKKVVDEVFEAGLGYRKAVYTPFPQAVPKFPVIDRENCTFFQKGTCKACEKFCPTNAINFNQEETTLQIDVGQIILATGYDLFDARRIPQYGYGRLANVFTSLEFERLTNAAGPTGGKVFLRDGVTVPKSIAIIHCVGSRDKNYNNYCSSICCMQSLKFAHLAHEKTGAEVYNFYIDIRTPAKAYDEFYQRIMEEGTHFIRGRVAEVTDAARNPGEEGKLIIQAEDTLIGKQRRIPVDMVVLSAGLEPRHDAKDVGRMFGLSCSSDGWLIERHPKLDPVATMTDGIYIAGVAQGPKDIPASVAQGAAAAARVMGKIQQKEVAMEPIRATVNQDKCSGCRICNNLCPFSAILFHEDKMVSEVNPALCQGCGTCVAGCPAGAITGTGFSDQQILAQLEGLLLLNVKRLEPEPVPA from the coding sequence ATGACAGAGAAAATTGGTGTATATGTATGTCACTGTGGCAGCAACATCGCCGGCACCGTTGATGTAGCTGATGTTGCCAAGTGGGCAGCTGAACAGCTGAAGCACCGTGGAGTGGTGATCGCCCGAGATTACAAGTTCATGTGTTCTAGCCTTGGGCAGGAGCTGATCGAGAAGGATATCAAGGAACTTGGCCTGACCCGCGTGGTGGTAGCTGCCTGCTCCCCCCACCTGCATGAAAAAACCTTCCGCAATGCCTGTAAAAACGCTGGGTTGAACCCGTATCTGTGCGAACTTGTTTCAATCCGTGAGCAAGTCTCATGGGTCCACTCAGATAAGGTTGCTGCGACTGAAAAATCGAAAGCCATCGTGGCGGGCGGAGTCGAGCGGATCATCTGGCATGAACCCTTGACCCCACTCAGAGTCCCCATTCACCCTGCGACGCTGGTCGTTGGTGGTGGGATCGCTGGAATCCAGGCGGCCCTTGAGATCGCGGATGGCGGAACACATGTCTACATGGTCGAGCGTGAACCATCTATCGGCGGTCACATGGCCCAGTTTGACAAGACTTTCCCCACCCTCGATTGCTCTGCTTGCATCCTGACCCCCAAGATGGTCGACGTTGGGAATCACCCCAACATCACCCTGCTCACCTGGGCAGAAGTAACCCACGTAGATGGCTACGTAGGAAATTTCCAGGTCACCATCCGCCAAAAACCCCGCTATATTGACACCGCTACCTGCACAGGTTGCGGTATCTGCCAGGAAAAATGCCCGAAGAAAGTGGTTGATGAAGTCTTCGAAGCTGGATTGGGCTACCGGAAAGCCGTTTACACCCCCTTCCCCCAGGCTGTGCCAAAGTTTCCAGTCATTGATCGGGAAAACTGCACCTTCTTCCAGAAAGGCACTTGCAAGGCATGCGAGAAATTCTGCCCCACCAATGCCATTAACTTCAACCAGGAAGAGACTACTTTACAGATCGATGTTGGGCAGATCATCCTGGCCACAGGTTATGACCTTTTCGACGCCCGACGCATCCCCCAGTATGGCTATGGGCGCCTGGCGAATGTCTTCACCAGCTTGGAGTTTGAGCGCCTGACCAATGCAGCTGGGCCAACGGGTGGCAAAGTATTCTTACGCGATGGGGTGACTGTACCGAAATCCATCGCCATCATCCACTGCGTGGGCAGTCGTGATAAGAATTACAACAATTACTGCTCCAGCATCTGCTGCATGCAGAGCTTAAAATTTGCTCACCTGGCGCATGAGAAGACAGGCGCTGAAGTGTACAATTTCTACATCGACATCCGCACTCCAGCCAAGGCTTACGATGAGTTCTACCAGCGCATCATGGAAGAAGGCACGCACTTCATCCGCGGGCGTGTGGCAGAAGTGACGGATGCAGCCCGCAATCCCGGTGAAGAAGGCAAGCTGATCATCCAGGCCGAAGACACACTGATCGGCAAGCAGCGCCGCATTCCGGTTGATATGGTAGTGCTCTCCGCAGGGCTCGAACCCCGCCACGATGCAAAAGATGTCGGACGGATGTTCGGCCTTTCTTGCAGCTCGGATGGCTGGCTTATCGAGAGGCACCCGAAGCTCGATCCGGTGGCTACGATGACCGATGGTATTTATATCGCCGGCGTTGCACAGGGACCGAAAGACATCCCAGCCAGCGTTGCCCAAGGCGCTGCAGCCGCAGCGCGTGTGATGGGCAAGATCCAGCAAAAAGAAGTCGCTATGGAACCCATCCGGGCGACAGTCAACCAGGATAAGTGCTCTGGCTGCCGCATCTGCAACAACCTTTGCCCGTTCAGTGCCATCCTGTTCCACGAAGACAAGATGGTATCCGAGGTCAACCCAGCCTTGTGCCAGGGTTGTGGCACCTGCGTTGCAGGCTGCCCGGCCGGTGCGATCACTGGAACTGGCTTCAGCGACCAGCAAATCCTGGCTCAGCTCGAAGGCCTCTTACTGCTCAATGTCAAACGACTTGAGCCAGAGCCTGTGCCGGCATAA
- a CDS encoding peptidase M52 encodes MEPSLNLSDHNQVKTLVVGLGNPILGDDGIGWQIAQELQKTQGIPSNVTIECLALGGISLMEALIGYDRAILIDAIITHQAPVGSVSCYKLEDLPNLTSGHMTSAHDTSLVNALQMGLSLGAQLPEVISVVTVESQKIYEFSDEMSPAVAAAVPQALRIIQDLLIESGAEEAPNIDQSIN; translated from the coding sequence CTGGAGCCTTCACTCAATTTATCAGACCATAACCAAGTGAAAACGTTAGTTGTTGGATTGGGGAACCCCATATTAGGAGATGATGGAATCGGCTGGCAGATTGCACAAGAGCTACAGAAGACACAAGGTATTCCATCAAACGTAACCATCGAATGCCTGGCACTGGGTGGAATTAGCTTAATGGAAGCGCTCATCGGTTATGACAGGGCAATTCTAATAGACGCGATCATTACTCACCAGGCTCCCGTGGGCAGCGTTAGCTGCTATAAACTTGAAGATTTACCCAACCTGACCTCAGGGCATATGACTTCAGCGCATGACACATCGCTGGTGAATGCCCTTCAGATGGGTCTTTCCCTCGGAGCTCAGCTGCCCGAGGTTATATCGGTTGTAACCGTTGAATCTCAGAAGATATACGAGTTCTCAGATGAAATGTCGCCGGCAGTGGCTGCCGCTGTCCCCCAAGCATTAAGAATTATTCAGGATTTACTGATAGAATCAGGTGCTGAAGAAGCACCCAACATAGACCAATCTATAAACTGA
- a CDS encoding Ni/Fe hydrogenase subunit alpha — protein MQRISIDPITRLEGHGKIEIFLDDEGNFANSYFQIPELRGFERFCVGRQVEEVPILTNRICGVCPEAHHMAGAKAVDAVYHVDPPRTGKMLRELLYSAFYCTDHTTHFYALAGPDFIMGPTAPVAERNILGVIHKVGLEIGGKVLQMRKYGHTVVEMIGGRKVHPCTSIPGGLTKGITEEQRVEIENMGRWAIEFAQFSLQAFNDIVLGNKEYVDLILGDIYTHHTYYIGTVDENNKVNFYDGKVSVVDPEGKRLGKYAANEYMDWIAEHVEPWTYLKFPYLKKVGWKGFVDGKDSGVYMATPLSRLNAADGMATPLAQAEYEKFYSTLGGKPVHQRLAIHWARLIELLYAAERWVELATDPEITSDNFRTIPTETPTEGVGIVEAPRGTLTHHYWTDERGITTKVNLIVGTTNNYAPIQMSTKKAAQNLIKKGGEVSEGILNMVEMAFRAYDPCFGCATHSLPGQMPLEIIIKDANGETVNILKQNC, from the coding sequence ATGCAAAGAATATCAATTGACCCCATCACCCGGCTGGAAGGCCATGGAAAGATCGAAATATTCCTGGATGACGAGGGAAATTTCGCCAACTCATACTTCCAAATCCCTGAGCTGCGCGGTTTTGAACGCTTCTGTGTCGGCCGTCAGGTCGAAGAAGTACCCATTCTGACCAACCGCATCTGTGGTGTGTGCCCCGAGGCCCACCACATGGCAGGTGCCAAAGCCGTCGATGCTGTGTACCATGTCGATCCACCTCGCACTGGCAAGATGCTACGCGAGCTGCTGTACAGCGCCTTCTACTGCACCGACCATACCACCCACTTTTATGCCCTGGCCGGCCCAGACTTTATCATGGGGCCGACTGCACCGGTTGCTGAGCGCAATATCCTGGGTGTCATCCACAAGGTGGGCCTGGAGATCGGTGGCAAGGTGCTTCAGATGCGCAAGTACGGCCACACCGTGGTTGAGATGATCGGTGGGCGGAAAGTTCACCCCTGCACTTCGATCCCTGGAGGATTGACCAAAGGTATCACCGAGGAACAACGCGTAGAGATCGAGAATATGGGCCGCTGGGCGATCGAATTTGCCCAGTTCTCCCTGCAAGCCTTCAACGATATCGTCCTTGGCAATAAAGAATACGTCGACCTGATCCTGGGAGACATCTACACTCACCACACCTATTACATCGGTACCGTCGATGAGAACAATAAAGTCAATTTCTACGACGGTAAGGTCAGTGTGGTTGACCCCGAAGGCAAGCGCTTGGGGAAGTACGCAGCCAATGAGTATATGGACTGGATCGCTGAACATGTCGAGCCATGGACATACCTGAAATTCCCCTACCTTAAGAAAGTTGGTTGGAAAGGTTTCGTAGATGGCAAGGATTCGGGCGTTTACATGGCTACACCACTCTCACGGCTCAATGCGGCAGATGGTATGGCCACCCCATTAGCCCAGGCTGAATACGAGAAGTTCTATAGCACCCTGGGCGGAAAACCGGTCCACCAGCGACTGGCGATCCATTGGGCCCGACTGATCGAGCTGCTTTATGCAGCTGAGCGGTGGGTGGAACTCGCAACGGACCCGGAAATCACCAGTGATAACTTCCGCACCATCCCGACCGAAACCCCCACCGAAGGTGTGGGTATCGTTGAAGCGCCTCGCGGCACACTCACCCATCACTACTGGACCGATGAGCGCGGGATCACCACCAAGGTCAACCTGATCGTTGGGACAACCAACAATTATGCACCCATCCAGATGTCAACCAAGAAGGCGGCTCAAAATCTGATCAAGAAGGGCGGTGAAGTTTCGGAAGGAATACTCAATATGGTTGAAATGGCCTTCCGAGCCTACGACCCATGTTTCGGCTGCGCAACGCACAGCCTGCCCGGTCAGATGCCACTTGAGATCATCATCAAAGATGCCAACGGCGAGACCGTTAACATCCTAAAACAGAATTGCTAA
- a CDS encoding methyl-viologen-reducing hydrogenase subunit delta yields MSDQFEPVIIGFTCNWCSYRAADMAGTARMKYSPNIRLIRLMCSGRLDPTFVLKAFAGGADGVMITGCHPGDCHYVEQNYKAMRRFVILKKTLAQLGIETGRIKLLWASAAEGAIFTDEVNKFVEQVRELGPLQWPTSGGGLEKMFAMPEQMLVKEVSA; encoded by the coding sequence ATGAGCGATCAATTCGAACCCGTAATCATCGGTTTCACCTGTAACTGGTGTAGTTATCGCGCAGCCGATATGGCAGGCACAGCCAGGATGAAATATTCACCCAACATCCGCCTGATCCGCCTGATGTGCTCCGGACGCCTTGACCCAACCTTCGTGCTCAAGGCTTTTGCCGGGGGAGCGGACGGCGTGATGATCACCGGCTGTCACCCTGGTGACTGCCACTATGTAGAGCAGAACTATAAAGCCATGCGGCGCTTCGTCATCCTCAAGAAGACCCTGGCGCAGTTGGGCATCGAGACTGGCCGAATCAAACTATTATGGGCCAGCGCAGCTGAAGGCGCCATTTTCACCGATGAGGTCAACAAATTCGTCGAGCAGGTAAGGGAACTAGGCCCTCTGCAGTGGCCAACCAGTGGAGGTGGCCTGGAGAAGATGTTCGCCATGCCAGAGCAAATGCTGGTCAAGGAGGTGTCGGCATGA
- a CDS encoding oxidoreductase — protein MSGNGKPKFAMYWAASCGGCEIAVLNIHEKILDVDANFEVVFWPVAMDAKYKDVEAMEDGSILLTLFNGAIRNDENEHIAKLLRKKSKLLVAFGSCANEGCMPALANLSNIQEIVDTAFSTPSTDNPQNIRPNTKFSVPEGELHIPTLYPVVRTLDQVVPVDYYMPGCPPESHQIAAVIDLVIQVLQGKAELPPAGSVIGVGNSTVCDECTRKRNEKKIKKFERIQHIMIDPELCILEQGVLCSGPATRSGCSALCPKAGSPCIGCYGPAEGAEDYGSRLMTAVASVVDSNDPAEIEKIFEGIPDPAGQFYRFNLAGSLLRFSKPAWKG, from the coding sequence ATGAGCGGTAACGGAAAACCTAAATTTGCCATGTACTGGGCTGCTTCGTGCGGTGGTTGTGAGATCGCAGTGCTCAACATCCATGAGAAAATCCTGGATGTGGATGCCAATTTCGAGGTAGTCTTCTGGCCGGTTGCCATGGACGCCAAGTACAAGGATGTCGAAGCCATGGAAGATGGCTCGATCCTGCTCACCCTGTTCAACGGGGCTATCCGCAACGACGAGAATGAGCATATCGCCAAACTTTTACGGAAGAAATCTAAGCTCCTGGTGGCGTTCGGTTCTTGCGCCAATGAAGGCTGTATGCCCGCTTTAGCTAACCTGAGCAATATCCAGGAGATCGTAGACACTGCATTCAGCACACCATCGACTGACAATCCCCAGAATATCCGCCCCAACACCAAATTCAGCGTGCCTGAGGGCGAGCTACATATCCCCACGCTCTACCCGGTGGTGCGGACACTGGACCAGGTCGTGCCGGTGGATTACTACATGCCTGGTTGCCCGCCCGAGTCTCACCAGATCGCGGCTGTGATCGACCTGGTGATCCAGGTGCTGCAAGGTAAAGCCGAGCTACCTCCCGCTGGATCGGTCATTGGCGTGGGTAACTCTACGGTCTGTGATGAATGTACCCGCAAGCGCAACGAAAAGAAGATCAAGAAGTTCGAGCGCATCCAACACATCATGATTGATCCCGAGCTGTGCATCCTCGAGCAAGGCGTGCTGTGCAGTGGCCCTGCCACGCGCAGTGGCTGTTCAGCACTGTGCCCGAAAGCTGGTAGCCCTTGCATTGGTTGCTACGGCCCCGCTGAAGGTGCTGAAGATTACGGATCACGCCTGATGACCGCAGTAGCTTCGGTGGTAGATAGCAACGACCCGGCAGAGATTGAAAAGATCTTTGAAGGCATCCCCGACCCAGCCGGGCAGTTCTACCGCTTCAACCTGGCAGGCTCGCTGCTGCGCTTCAGTAAACCCGCGTGGAAAGGATAA